A part of Solenopsis invicta isolate M01_SB chromosome 2, UNIL_Sinv_3.0, whole genome shotgun sequence genomic DNA contains:
- the LOC105198752 gene encoding gamma-aminobutyric acid receptor alpha-like isoform X1 translates to MKLMSKFEHEARIYTNLRSIMKPKVLLILANFITSAFFFTAAASARTYVKQQTQSNNHSNISNLLDNLLRGYDNSVRPDFGGPPATVEVDIMVRSMGPISEVDMTYSMDCYFRQSWVDRRLAFQGGKETLALSISMLARIWKPDTYFYNGKHSYLHTITSPNKFVRLYQNGRVLYSSRLTIKAGCPMNLEDFPMDTQKCPLQFGSFGYTTRDVIYKWNSARQVAISEDMKLSQFDLVANPTANHSTAPGFSHAEYSILLVYFHLQRHMGNFLIQVYGPCVLLVVLSWVSFWLNREATADRVSLGITTVLTMTFLGLEARTDLPKVPYPTALDFFVFLSFAFIFATIIQFAVVHYFTKYGSGECYFSSDLSDTESSSEEENVTKRLMKNQPARRKSSASSSTRGRGNRNLTINDDSMIEVIPLSAISIPDRDPTMTRHWQISCVTCSPPPRQVVPVPPMPLPLPPSAPPLPSSKRTPLSTSRKRRRRTPRYNSVSKIDRVSRVMFPLFFLTINLFYWYAYLSRSERIHYYNSNTT, encoded by the exons atgaaattaatgagCAAATTCGAACACGAAGCGAGGATCTATACAAACTTACGAAGCATTATGAAGCCGAAAGTTCTGCTCATCCTTGCCAACTTCATTACTTCTGCCTTTTT TTTCACAGCGGCCGCGAGTGCAAGAACGTACGTCAAACAGCAGACGCAAAGCAATAATCACAGCAACATTAGTAACCTATTAGATAATTTACTTCGAGGCTACGACAATAGTGTTAGACCGGATTTTGGCGGGCCGCCGGCGACTGTCGAGGTCGATATTATGGTACGCAGCATGGGACCCATTTCCGAGGTGGATATG ACGTACTCAATGGATTGTTACTTCCGGCAGTCGTGGGTAGACAGACGTTTAGCATTTCAAGGTGGTAAAGAAACACTCGCTCTAAGTATTTCTATGTTGGCGCGGATCTGGAAGCCCGACACGTACTTTTACAACGGCAAACACAGTTACTTGCACACGATCACCAGCCCGAACAAATTTGTCAGACTTTATCAGAATGGCAGAGTTCTTTACAGTTCCAG ACTTACGATCAAAGCAGGATGTCCGATGAATCTCGAAGATTTCCCAATGGATACACAGAAATGTCCGTTGCAATTTGGCAGCT TTGGCTACACGACCCGCGACGTAATCTACAAATGGAACAGCGCAAGGCAAGTCGCTATATCGGAGGACATGAAGCTGTCGCAATTTGATCTGGTAGCTAATCCCACCGCAAATCATTCGACTGCACCAGGCTTCTCGCATG cgGAGTACTCGATATTGCTGGTATACTTTCACTTACAAAGGCACATGGGTAATTTCTTGATACAAGTATACGGTCCTTGCGTCCTGCTGGTAGTCCTATCTTGGGTCTCATTCTGGTTAAACAGAGAAGCTACTGCCGATCGAGTATCGCTAG GCATAACGACTGTATTAACAATGACGTTCTTAGGACTTGAAGCAAGAACCGATCTGCCTAAAGTTCCTTATCCCACTGCTTTGGATTTCTTCGTATTTCTGTCGTTCGCGTTTATCTTTGCCACTATAATACAATTCGCAGTGGTGCATTATTTCACCAAATACGGATCAGGAGAGTGTTACTTTAGCTCCGATCTAAGCGACACTGAAAGTTCGAGTGAAGAGGAAAATGTAACTAAAAGGCTAATGAAAAATCAAccg gCTCGTCGGAAGAGTTCCGCAAGTTCTAGCACGCGAGGACGTGGCAATCGTAACTTGACGATAAATGATGACAGTATGATCGAAGTGATACCATTGTCAGCGATCTCGATACCCGATAGGGATCCAACGATGACCAGGCATTGGCAGATATCTTGTGTGACTTGCAGCCCACCACCGAGACAAGTGGTGCCGGTGCCGCCGATGCCGCTGCCACTGCCGCCATCGGCACCACCGCTGCCGTCCTCCAAGCGTACACCGTTGTCCACATCCAGAAAACGACGTCGACGAACACCTAGATACAATTCGGTATCAAAGATTGATCGCGTCAGTCGTGTAATGTTTCCCCTCTTTTTCCTGACCATTAATCTCTTCTATTGGTACGCTTATCTCTCACGTAGCGAGCGAATTCACTATTACAATTCCAACACGACGTAA
- the LOC105198413 gene encoding protein FAM133A, whose amino-acid sequence MVRPSHPRLISRVLDAVANLGDTRGSSAREILSFIRRSNVSPKNLTLQVTQKKWVHRALKNALNAGLLRHRSGRYKALVTLNAISNPSVNKETATNNQKNEKKSSKSDVRTPIADVESSRQTQERKKRTTSRRRNSRQRSSKARRKTRRSPYRRSTVAQNRKRRQRKRTYEDEEVEDQSSGRYALHGRDDSPVSFNRRTKRSRVSKRELESDFSDESDCDSDTSRKRVSRAKKSRRKEARAKSKDKSGSRARSPQQTRQHSTEEIENDRQHSDEDHESTKRDVTHQEAHEDDEKVCEPNDSNSGSTLENSRD is encoded by the exons ATGGTTCGACCATCGCATCCACGACTCATCTCTCGCGTGCTAGATGCAGTGGCAAATCTTGGTGATACCAGAGGTTCATCAGCTCGTGAAATTCTCAGCTTTATTCGGCGCAGCAATGTATCACCAAAAAATTTGACGCTGCAGGTGACACAAAAAAAATGG GTACATCGAGCTCTAAAGAATGCACTAAATGCTGGACTTTTACGACACAGGAGTGGTCGTTATAAAGCACTAGTTACTTTGAATGCTATATCTAACCCATCTGTTAATAAGGAAACAGCTACTAATAACCAGAAAAACGAGAAGAAAAGCTCAAAATCCGACGTACGTACACCGATTGCCGATGTGGAATCCTCTCGTCAAACGCAAGAGCGCAA GAAAAGAACTACGTCACGACGACGCAACAGCAGACAACGTAGTAGCAAAGCAAGAAGAAAAACTCGACGTTCGCCGTATAGACGATCCACTGTTGCTCAGAATCGGAAG CGACGACAACGAAAGCGCACATACGAGGACGAAGAGGTCGAGGATCAGTCATCCGGACGGTACGCCTTGCATGGAAGGGACGATTCGCCCGTATCGTTTAATCGCAGAACGAAACGTTCAAGAGTATCTAAGCGGGAACTGGAGTCTGACTTTTCTGACGAGAGCGATTGCGATAGCGATACGAGCCGGAAGCGTGTTTCCCGTG CAAAGAAATCAAGACGCAAAGAGGCGCGTGCAAAATCGAAAGATAAATCAGGGTCTCGAGCTCGAAGTCCGCAACAAACGCGACAGCATTCGACCGAGGAAATCGAAAACGATAGACAGCACTCTGACGAGGATCACGAGTCCACGAAACGCGATGTAACGCATCAAGAAGCGCACGAAGATGATGAAAAAGTTTGCGAGCCAAACGATAGCAATAGCGGTAGTACTCTGGAGAACTCGAGAGATTAA
- the LOC105198395 gene encoding ADP-ribosylation factor-like protein 6-interacting protein 4 — MMNNLEESARETELSDKAKANRLKRRSLSSSNNDSEKNRKRRNVCSKDKRKKSKRRSSSNSSSSSNSERNMYRAKKDRDEDVRYKTKKYGNSTELQRRTGRYNNDHRFYNRRPGNFMNNQRDYGYSRPYRHQNYYNRNRRDTHNNYYNRYNNRTFERTFNHNRSRISNYHRSTGHDTTSQLSRESSSKEHTNQSRSISKTEKSDSTKDNTEIVEQIKQKEKKKVENAQDIAQPSRKKLKRKRFSSTSSSSSVSSSTSDSSCSSSSSHVSSSSSSSSSSDTDSSSSSSSIDSSENERKQKKAKKKAKKLKKAMKKRKKKKRMKKKLKKKLKKSATKKKGHGKKKSKENKQVQDGKEKAKEIVLDVTERAKVMAPMTKEEWEKRQSIVRRIYDEETGRHRLIKGDGEVLEEIVSRERHKDINRQATKGDGKYFQKQLKMNAL; from the exons ATGATGAATAATCTGGAGGAATCTGCTAGAGAGACAGAGTTGTCTGATAAAGCAAAGGCGAACAGGTTAAAGAGACGTTCACTTTCTTCTTCCAACAATGATTCTgaaaaaaaccgaaaaagaCGAAACGTATGCAGTaaggataaaagaaaaaagtcaaAACGTAGAAGTAGTTCCAATAGTTCTAGTTCTTCAAACTCGGAGAGAAACATGTATAGAGCGAAGAAGGATAGAGATGAGGATGTAAGGTACAAAACTAAAAAGTATGGAAATAGTACAGAATTGCAAAGAAGAACTGGGAGATATAATAACGATCATAGATTCTACAATCGTAGACCTGGTAACTTTATGAATAATCAAAGAGATTATGGCTATTCACGACCTTACAGACACCAGAactattataatagaaatagaaGAGATAcacataacaattattataatagatataataacAGAACTTTTGAAAGAACATTTAATCATAACAGATCAAGGATATCAAATTATCATAGAAGTACTGGCCACGATACAACTAGTCAGCTCTCGCGTGAGAGTAGTTCAAAGGAGCATACAAATCAATCGCGATCTATCTCTAAAACAGAAAAATCTGATTCAACAAAAGATAACACAGAAATAGTTGAACAAATAAAacagaaagagaagaaaaaagtagaaaatgcACAAGACATTGCTCAGCCAAGTCGCAAGAAATTAAAGAGGAAGAGATTTTCGTCCACTTCTAGTTCTTCTAGTGTCAGTAGTAGCACTAGTGACAGTAGCTGCAGCAGTTCTAGCAGTCATGttagtagcagcagcagcagcagcagtagcagtgATACTGatagcagtagcagtagcagcagtATTGATAGCTCAGAGAACGAAAGGAAGCAGAAGAAGGCTAAAAAGAAGgctaaaaaattgaagaaggccatgaagaaaaggaagaagaaaaaacggatgaagaagaaattgaaaaaaaaattgaagaaatctGCAACCAAGAAAAAAGGCCATGGTAAGAAGAAGTCTAAGGAAAATAAACAAGTCCAAGATGGCAAGGAAAAAGCGAAAGAAATTGTATTGGACGTGACAGAAAGAGCAAAAGTCATGGCACCCATGACAAAAGAGGAATGGGAAAAAAGGCAGAGCATCGTGCGCAGAATATATGACGAGGAGACTGGAAGACACAG ATTAATTAAAGGCGATGGAGAAGTTTTGGAAGAGATAGTGAGTCGGGAGCGACATAAGGATATTAATAGACAAGCGACCAAAGGAGATGGCAAATACTTCCAAAAACAGTTGAAGATGAATGctctgtga
- the LOC105198752 gene encoding gamma-aminobutyric acid receptor alpha-like isoform X4: MVRSMGPISEVDMTYSMDCYFRQSWVDRRLAFQGGKETLALSISMLARIWKPDTYFYNGKHSYLHTITSPNKFVRLYQNGRVLYSSRLTIKAGCPMNLEDFPMDTQKCPLQFGSFGYTTRDVIYKWNSARQVAISEDMKLSQFDLVANPTANHSTAPGFSHAEYSILLVYFHLQRHMGNFLIQVYGPCVLLVVLSWVSFWLNREATADRVSLGITTVLTMTFLGLEARTDLPKVPYPTALDFFVFLSFAFIFATIIQFAVVHYFTKYGSGECYFSSDLSDTESSSEEENVTKRLMKNQPARRKSSASSSTRGRGNRNLTINDDSMIEVIPLSAISIPDRDPTMTRHWQISCVTCSPPPRQVVPVPPMPLPLPPSAPPLPSSKRTPLSTSRKRRRRTPRYNSVSKIDRVSRVMFPLFFLTINLFYWYAYLSRSERIHYYNSNTT, encoded by the exons ATGGTACGCAGCATGGGACCCATTTCCGAGGTGGATATG ACGTACTCAATGGATTGTTACTTCCGGCAGTCGTGGGTAGACAGACGTTTAGCATTTCAAGGTGGTAAAGAAACACTCGCTCTAAGTATTTCTATGTTGGCGCGGATCTGGAAGCCCGACACGTACTTTTACAACGGCAAACACAGTTACTTGCACACGATCACCAGCCCGAACAAATTTGTCAGACTTTATCAGAATGGCAGAGTTCTTTACAGTTCCAG ACTTACGATCAAAGCAGGATGTCCGATGAATCTCGAAGATTTCCCAATGGATACACAGAAATGTCCGTTGCAATTTGGCAGCT TTGGCTACACGACCCGCGACGTAATCTACAAATGGAACAGCGCAAGGCAAGTCGCTATATCGGAGGACATGAAGCTGTCGCAATTTGATCTGGTAGCTAATCCCACCGCAAATCATTCGACTGCACCAGGCTTCTCGCATG cgGAGTACTCGATATTGCTGGTATACTTTCACTTACAAAGGCACATGGGTAATTTCTTGATACAAGTATACGGTCCTTGCGTCCTGCTGGTAGTCCTATCTTGGGTCTCATTCTGGTTAAACAGAGAAGCTACTGCCGATCGAGTATCGCTAG GCATAACGACTGTATTAACAATGACGTTCTTAGGACTTGAAGCAAGAACCGATCTGCCTAAAGTTCCTTATCCCACTGCTTTGGATTTCTTCGTATTTCTGTCGTTCGCGTTTATCTTTGCCACTATAATACAATTCGCAGTGGTGCATTATTTCACCAAATACGGATCAGGAGAGTGTTACTTTAGCTCCGATCTAAGCGACACTGAAAGTTCGAGTGAAGAGGAAAATGTAACTAAAAGGCTAATGAAAAATCAAccg gCTCGTCGGAAGAGTTCCGCAAGTTCTAGCACGCGAGGACGTGGCAATCGTAACTTGACGATAAATGATGACAGTATGATCGAAGTGATACCATTGTCAGCGATCTCGATACCCGATAGGGATCCAACGATGACCAGGCATTGGCAGATATCTTGTGTGACTTGCAGCCCACCACCGAGACAAGTGGTGCCGGTGCCGCCGATGCCGCTGCCACTGCCGCCATCGGCACCACCGCTGCCGTCCTCCAAGCGTACACCGTTGTCCACATCCAGAAAACGACGTCGACGAACACCTAGATACAATTCGGTATCAAAGATTGATCGCGTCAGTCGTGTAATGTTTCCCCTCTTTTTCCTGACCATTAATCTCTTCTATTGGTACGCTTATCTCTCACGTAGCGAGCGAATTCACTATTACAATTCCAACACGACGTAA
- the LOC105198752 gene encoding gamma-aminobutyric acid receptor alpha-like isoform X3, which produces MKLMSKFEHEARIYTNLRSIMKPKVLLILANFITSAFFFTAAASARTYVKQQTQSNNHSNISNLLDNLLRGYDNSVRPDFGGPPATVEVDIMTYSMDCYFRQSWVDRRLAFQGGKETLALSISMLARIWKPDTYFYNGKHSYLHTITSPNKFVRLYQNGRVLYSSRLTIKAGCPMNLEDFPMDTQKCPLQFGSFGYTTRDVIYKWNSARQVAISEDMKLSQFDLVANPTANHSTAPGFSHAEYSILLVYFHLQRHMGNFLIQVYGPCVLLVVLSWVSFWLNREATADRVSLGITTVLTMTFLGLEARTDLPKVPYPTALDFFVFLSFAFIFATIIQFAVVHYFTKYGSGECYFSSDLSDTESSSEEENVTKRLMKNQPARRKSSASSSTRGRGNRNLTINDDSMIEVIPLSAISIPDRDPTMTRHWQISCVTCSPPPRQVVPVPPMPLPLPPSAPPLPSSKRTPLSTSRKRRRRTPRYNSVSKIDRVSRVMFPLFFLTINLFYWYAYLSRSERIHYYNSNTT; this is translated from the exons atgaaattaatgagCAAATTCGAACACGAAGCGAGGATCTATACAAACTTACGAAGCATTATGAAGCCGAAAGTTCTGCTCATCCTTGCCAACTTCATTACTTCTGCCTTTTT TTTCACAGCGGCCGCGAGTGCAAGAACGTACGTCAAACAGCAGACGCAAAGCAATAATCACAGCAACATTAGTAACCTATTAGATAATTTACTTCGAGGCTACGACAATAGTGTTAGACCGGATTTTGGCGGGCCGCCGGCGACTGTCGAGGTCGATATTATG ACGTACTCAATGGATTGTTACTTCCGGCAGTCGTGGGTAGACAGACGTTTAGCATTTCAAGGTGGTAAAGAAACACTCGCTCTAAGTATTTCTATGTTGGCGCGGATCTGGAAGCCCGACACGTACTTTTACAACGGCAAACACAGTTACTTGCACACGATCACCAGCCCGAACAAATTTGTCAGACTTTATCAGAATGGCAGAGTTCTTTACAGTTCCAG ACTTACGATCAAAGCAGGATGTCCGATGAATCTCGAAGATTTCCCAATGGATACACAGAAATGTCCGTTGCAATTTGGCAGCT TTGGCTACACGACCCGCGACGTAATCTACAAATGGAACAGCGCAAGGCAAGTCGCTATATCGGAGGACATGAAGCTGTCGCAATTTGATCTGGTAGCTAATCCCACCGCAAATCATTCGACTGCACCAGGCTTCTCGCATG cgGAGTACTCGATATTGCTGGTATACTTTCACTTACAAAGGCACATGGGTAATTTCTTGATACAAGTATACGGTCCTTGCGTCCTGCTGGTAGTCCTATCTTGGGTCTCATTCTGGTTAAACAGAGAAGCTACTGCCGATCGAGTATCGCTAG GCATAACGACTGTATTAACAATGACGTTCTTAGGACTTGAAGCAAGAACCGATCTGCCTAAAGTTCCTTATCCCACTGCTTTGGATTTCTTCGTATTTCTGTCGTTCGCGTTTATCTTTGCCACTATAATACAATTCGCAGTGGTGCATTATTTCACCAAATACGGATCAGGAGAGTGTTACTTTAGCTCCGATCTAAGCGACACTGAAAGTTCGAGTGAAGAGGAAAATGTAACTAAAAGGCTAATGAAAAATCAAccg gCTCGTCGGAAGAGTTCCGCAAGTTCTAGCACGCGAGGACGTGGCAATCGTAACTTGACGATAAATGATGACAGTATGATCGAAGTGATACCATTGTCAGCGATCTCGATACCCGATAGGGATCCAACGATGACCAGGCATTGGCAGATATCTTGTGTGACTTGCAGCCCACCACCGAGACAAGTGGTGCCGGTGCCGCCGATGCCGCTGCCACTGCCGCCATCGGCACCACCGCTGCCGTCCTCCAAGCGTACACCGTTGTCCACATCCAGAAAACGACGTCGACGAACACCTAGATACAATTCGGTATCAAAGATTGATCGCGTCAGTCGTGTAATGTTTCCCCTCTTTTTCCTGACCATTAATCTCTTCTATTGGTACGCTTATCTCTCACGTAGCGAGCGAATTCACTATTACAATTCCAACACGACGTAA
- the LOC105198752 gene encoding gamma-aminobutyric acid receptor alpha-like isoform X2: protein MKLMSKFEHEARIYTNLRSIMKPKVLLILANFITSAFFFTAAASARTYVKQQTQSNNHSNISNLLDNLLRGYDNSVRPDFGGPPATVEVDIMVRSMGPISEVDMTYSMDCYFRQSWVDRRLAFQGGKETLALSISMLARIWKPDTYFYNGKHSYLHTITSPNKFVRLYQNGRVLYSSRLTIKAGCPMNLEDFPMDTQKCPLQFGSFGYTTRDVIYKWNSARQVAISEDMKLSQFDLVANPTANHSTAPGFSHAEYSILLVYFHLQRHMGNFLIQVYGPCVLLVVLSWVSFWLNREATADRVSLGLEARTDLPKVPYPTALDFFVFLSFAFIFATIIQFAVVHYFTKYGSGECYFSSDLSDTESSSEEENVTKRLMKNQPARRKSSASSSTRGRGNRNLTINDDSMIEVIPLSAISIPDRDPTMTRHWQISCVTCSPPPRQVVPVPPMPLPLPPSAPPLPSSKRTPLSTSRKRRRRTPRYNSVSKIDRVSRVMFPLFFLTINLFYWYAYLSRSERIHYYNSNTT from the exons atgaaattaatgagCAAATTCGAACACGAAGCGAGGATCTATACAAACTTACGAAGCATTATGAAGCCGAAAGTTCTGCTCATCCTTGCCAACTTCATTACTTCTGCCTTTTT TTTCACAGCGGCCGCGAGTGCAAGAACGTACGTCAAACAGCAGACGCAAAGCAATAATCACAGCAACATTAGTAACCTATTAGATAATTTACTTCGAGGCTACGACAATAGTGTTAGACCGGATTTTGGCGGGCCGCCGGCGACTGTCGAGGTCGATATTATGGTACGCAGCATGGGACCCATTTCCGAGGTGGATATG ACGTACTCAATGGATTGTTACTTCCGGCAGTCGTGGGTAGACAGACGTTTAGCATTTCAAGGTGGTAAAGAAACACTCGCTCTAAGTATTTCTATGTTGGCGCGGATCTGGAAGCCCGACACGTACTTTTACAACGGCAAACACAGTTACTTGCACACGATCACCAGCCCGAACAAATTTGTCAGACTTTATCAGAATGGCAGAGTTCTTTACAGTTCCAG ACTTACGATCAAAGCAGGATGTCCGATGAATCTCGAAGATTTCCCAATGGATACACAGAAATGTCCGTTGCAATTTGGCAGCT TTGGCTACACGACCCGCGACGTAATCTACAAATGGAACAGCGCAAGGCAAGTCGCTATATCGGAGGACATGAAGCTGTCGCAATTTGATCTGGTAGCTAATCCCACCGCAAATCATTCGACTGCACCAGGCTTCTCGCATG cgGAGTACTCGATATTGCTGGTATACTTTCACTTACAAAGGCACATGGGTAATTTCTTGATACAAGTATACGGTCCTTGCGTCCTGCTGGTAGTCCTATCTTGGGTCTCATTCTGGTTAAACAGAGAAGCTACTGCCGATCGAGTATCGCTAG GACTTGAAGCAAGAACCGATCTGCCTAAAGTTCCTTATCCCACTGCTTTGGATTTCTTCGTATTTCTGTCGTTCGCGTTTATCTTTGCCACTATAATACAATTCGCAGTGGTGCATTATTTCACCAAATACGGATCAGGAGAGTGTTACTTTAGCTCCGATCTAAGCGACACTGAAAGTTCGAGTGAAGAGGAAAATGTAACTAAAAGGCTAATGAAAAATCAAccg gCTCGTCGGAAGAGTTCCGCAAGTTCTAGCACGCGAGGACGTGGCAATCGTAACTTGACGATAAATGATGACAGTATGATCGAAGTGATACCATTGTCAGCGATCTCGATACCCGATAGGGATCCAACGATGACCAGGCATTGGCAGATATCTTGTGTGACTTGCAGCCCACCACCGAGACAAGTGGTGCCGGTGCCGCCGATGCCGCTGCCACTGCCGCCATCGGCACCACCGCTGCCGTCCTCCAAGCGTACACCGTTGTCCACATCCAGAAAACGACGTCGACGAACACCTAGATACAATTCGGTATCAAAGATTGATCGCGTCAGTCGTGTAATGTTTCCCCTCTTTTTCCTGACCATTAATCTCTTCTATTGGTACGCTTATCTCTCACGTAGCGAGCGAATTCACTATTACAATTCCAACACGACGTAA